In the Halorubrum ruber genome, AGTATCGCCGGGATCTCGTCGCCGCCGGCGACCGCCATCACGTGGTTGTTCGAGTACGGCCGGATGAACAGCGCCTCGACGCCGTACGGGTACTCGTCGGCGGCGCTGCCGTAGAGCTCCTGGGTCGCCTGCGGCGGCGCGACGGGGAACCACGGCCGCTTCGCCGGGTAGCCGTCGTCGCGGTCGAAAAGCGAGGTGTCCTCGTAGTTGACGCCGCCGCGGAGCAGGGGGATCCCCCACGGCGAGTGGCCGTCCGGGACCGAACCGAGCTCGTACCGGCCCGACATGGTGTCGTAGCCGGCGTACGGCGTGATCTGGCCGCCCTTCCAGTCGTAGTTCCCGATGAGGTGCTGGAGGGTGGCGATCGCCCGCGTGTTGTAGAAGCCGTTGGTGTGCTTCGCCGGCCCGCGGTAGGCCATGATCGCCGCCCGCTTGCCGTGGCTGGTGAACTCGTCGGCGATCTCGGCGATCTGCTCGGCCGGTACGCCGGCCATCTCGGCGTACTCCTCGACGGTGTGTTCGAAGACGCGCTCGCGGTACTGGCTCCAGACGCTCCGGACCGCCGTCCCGTCGATTGTCACGTCGACGTCGAGGACCGCCGTGTCGACCTCGCTCGCGGGGCGCGGCTCGCCCGTCGCCGCGTCGACGGCGACGAAGTCGTCGGCGGCCTCGTCGTCCTCGTCGACGAGTCCTAGGTCGGCGGCGTGCGCCTTCGGCCCCGCCGGCTCGTCGACGAGGACGAGGTGTGTCGCGTCGCTCCACGTCGGCTCGTCGTCGTCGCTCGCGGCCGACCGCGAGGGGTTCTGGAGGTACGTCAGGTCGTGGCGGTCGTTCTCGATGATCCACCGCGCCATCCCGAGCGCGAGCGCCCCGTCCGCGCCGGGTTCGACGGGCACCCACGTGTCGGCCTTCTCGGCCGTCTTCGACAGGCGCGGGTCGACGACGTCCATCCGCATCCCGTCCTCGATGGCGTTCGTCAGCTTCGGCGCGAGCCACGTCGGGCCCTTGTTGGCGACCATCGGGTTGGTCCCCCACGCGATGAGGTACTCGCAGTTCTCGACGTCCGGGTACTGCCGCTTCTTCTGGGCGGCGTGCGACCGAACGTTGCCCATCACGCTCGAGACGCCGCAGGTCCCCGCGTGGTGGATGCTGTTGATCGACCCGAGCCCCTGATGCCAGAGCCGGTTGCGGATGAAGTTCCGCCGGAACCCGCCGACGTCGACGATCTGGTTGGACTTCGGGCCGAGGTCGGGGTGGTCGGTGTCGATGAGGTCGTCCGCGTACTTCTCGTCGAACGCTGACTTGGACAGCTCGCCGCTCTGAACGGCCTCCCAGTCGCTCATCACCGCCTCCTGCGGGGCGTACCCCCAGATGTCTTCGAGCCCGGGGTGGCCGAGCTCGTCGTCGCCCTCGACGATGTCCCGGATCGCCTCGTCCCATGAGACGGTCTTCCACTCGCCCGAGCCCCGCGGGCCGACCCGCTTCATCGGCTGCCGGACGCGGTAGCTGTCGAAGGCCGTCTGGATGCCCGCCTGTCCCTTCAGGCAGATCCGGCCGCCCGAAAGCGACCAGCGGTCGGTGTCGACGTCGCCGCTCCCATCGACGTCGCCCATCGCCACGTCCTCCGGGTCGCTGTCGTAGGGGACCTGCGAGAACGGTTGCGTGGTGAGGAACGAGTACGGGTTTCCGGCGAGCTTCCGGACGAGCGAGCTGTACTCGCCGGTGCCGCTCCCGTCCGCGAGCCTGACCTTGATCGGACAGAACGTGTTACACTGGCCGCAGGTTGTGTGTATCACGTCGCTCGCGCCGTACTCGCCGTACTCGTCGCCGACGTAGTGGTGTTCGTCGTCGGTCCACAGGTCGTCGACGTCCACGTCGACCGCGGCGTTGCTCGCCGCCGCGATAACTCCGATACTCCCGGCCGCCTTGACGAAGTCGCGACGCGAAACCCCCGCGCCGCCCTCGCCCGAATCGTCGGAACTCATTCGTGGTCACCTCCGGAAAGCGGGGTCAACGGAAGCGTCTCCGCGCCCAGCGTGTACAACAGCAGCCCGACGCCGATCATGCCGACGCTCGTTCCCCACTCGACGAGGGTCGGGAAGTACGACCCGTGAGGGAGCCCCTCCATCACGGGCATGACCTGCGCCGGAACGACGATGTTGAACCGCACCGCGACGATTCCGACGACGACGCTCAGCCCGGCCAGAACCATCACCGAGGGCGAGCGCCGCCATGACCGCTTGCTCAGCAACACCATGGGGAATACCCAGCTGAAGCCGACCATGAACCACCAGAACGACCACGACATCGGGCCGTACATGATCACCTGCCAGGTCTCGATCTCGTGGGGGTGGAGGCTGGCGATCGCGATGAACGTCTCGATGGCGGTCAGCGCGGCGTCGACGATAATGAAGCCGATCACCAGCTGTGCGAGCCGATCCAACAGGTCAGGGTCGACCGACTCGCCGTCGAACAGCCGGGTCCGAAGCACGTAGATCAGCATCACCAGGGCGGTCCCGCTGAGTAGCGCCGAGACGACGAATATCACCGGGAACAGTCCGCTGTTCCAGTACGGACGGGCCTTCGAGACGGCGAACAGCACGCCGGTGCCGCCGTGGACCATGAAGATCGCCAGCGGGATCCCGACGACGCCGGCCCGCTTGAGCCAGCGTCGGTCGAACGCCTGCGACGCCTCGCTCGTGTCGAGCCGGCCGAGCGCGAGCGCCGCGTAGAACCGCCTTTTGAGCCCCGAAGTGCGCTCGGCGACCCGCGCAAGGTCGATCCGCATCGAGAAGTACAGCTCCGTGATCAAGATCCCGATGTAGGCCACGTAGGCGTGGACCTCCCACGAGAGCGCCGAGGTCAGCTGGCGCCAGAGGAACGGGAAGTACATCCGGTCCATCCGCCCGAGGTCGATCCAGACGAACAGCAGCGCCACCGCCATGCTGATGACGGCTGCGAACAGCGCCTCGCGGTCGATCCGGTGCATCCCCTCGACCTCGAAGACGTTCGCCATCGTGCTCACGAGGAAAGCGCCGGCCGAGAGGCCGACGAAGTAGATGTAGAACGCGACCCACGCGCCCCACGGGACGACGCTCGTGAGGTTCGTGCTCGCCATCCCCTCCGTGAGCCGAAAGTACGTCGCGTACGCGCCGACGGCGACGAGGACGCCGACGACCGCGTACCAGGCGACGCGCAGCCGGTCGTCCTCGAACCCCGGGTCGAACTCGACGTGTGGACTCTGTGTCGCCATGGGTCTATTTGAGGTAGTAGACGTTGGGGTCGGTCCCCTCGTCTTCTTTCAGTTGGAACGCGCGCGACGAGTCGGCCATCTTCGCGACCTCGCTGTCGGGGTTCTCGAGATCGCCCATGTTCCGGGCGTCGCCGACGCACGTCTCGACGCAGGCCGGCTCCTCGCCGCGCTCTAACCGGTGCGTACAGAAGCTACACTTGCGGATGTTGCCGATCGGCGACTCGCCCTCCTCGCGCGGGCCGCGGTCAACGCCGTACTCCGGGCTCGTGACCTCGCCCGCCCCCTCGACCTCGTCGTCGTAGTTCTCGCCGAAGTCGAAGTACCGCGCGCCGTACGGGCAGGCGATGTTGCAGTACCGACAGCCGATACAGCGGTCGTAGTCGATGTTGACCACGCCGTCGTCCATCTTGTACGTCGCCGAGACGGGACACACCTGAACGCACGGCGGGTTGTCGCACTGCATGCACGGGCGCGGCACGTTCGTCCGCGTGACGTTCGGGAACTCGCCGTGTTCCTCCTCCATCACGACGTTGTACGAGACCCCGGGCGGGGTTCGGTTCTCGGACTTGCACGCGACCGTACACGAGTCGCAGCCGACGCACTTCTGGAGGTCGATCACCATCCCCCACTTCTCGTCGCCCGCGCCGATCCCCCCGTCCGACTCGTCTCCCGCCTCGTCCTCGACCTGCGCCGTCTCCGTCGAGAACGTGTCCATTGACCCGACGGCACAGCTGAGCGACTCGGCCGTCTCGGTCGAGACCGTCTGGTCGCCCGAGTCGACCGCCGGGTTCGGCGTCTCGCGGTACGCCTCGCCGAACTCCGCGGCGGCGGCCTCGTCGTACTTCTCCCAGTAATCGTCGCCGGTGATCTCGCCGCGAGCGACGCGCTGCGCGTCCTCGGCCATCGCGACGCCGAGGTCGGTGTCCGCCTCGACGTCCGCGAGCTCCTCCCGCGGGTCGGGCCGCTCCGCTTCCACCATCGCGTCGAGGTCGGCTTTCCCGACGTTCGGGATGCCGGGGAGGGTGTCCCCGTCGTCAGCGGTGCTCATCGCCACCACCCGTCGCCGGTCGTCTCGCCGACGGGCGCTCGGTTCCGCGCCGGCCGGTTAGTCCTGGAGGTCATACGCGTGAACGTACGCAGACCCCGGTGGAAAGGGTGATACCAATACAGTTTGCCCCGGCCGCTCTCCGAGGGAACACCCCATATTCCGGGTACCAATACTGTTTGGATCGGGGGATCGGTCGGCCGGATCGACCGTTTCGCGCCCCGCGACGGCGACCGCCGATATTATCACCGAGAACGGACACCCCCCGGACATGAACGCACCGTACCGAAGCGGACGAACGACCGGCGGGGCAGAGACGACGGTCCGCCGAGGGAGGGAACGGAGCGGATGAACTGGATCATCGCGCTCTCGATCGGGCTTCGGCTGCTCGGCGTCGGCTACTCGGTCCTGCTGCTCGCGAGCACCCGCGATCGGCGGTTCGGCTTCCTGACGCTGCTTTTGACCTTCATGACGCTCCGGCAGCTGCTCACCGTCCGGACGGCGACCACGGGGGTCGAGGAGCTCCCCGGGCTCGTCGTGAGCGGGCTCACCCTCCTGACGGTGTACTACCTCTCCGAGTACGTCGACGAGGAGGACGCCGTCAAAGCGCGGCTAGAGCGGGCGAACGAGCGGCTTCGGGGCTTCCGGAAGGCCATCGAACACGCCGGGCACGCGATCTTCCTCACGGACCCGGAGGGCACCATCGAGTACGCGAACCCGGCCGTCGAAACGGTCACGGGGTACGGACCGGACGAGGTGGTCGGCGAGAATCCCCGACTCTGGCAGTCGGGGAAACACGACGACGAGTTTTACGAGGGGCTCTGGGAGCAGATCGAGTCGGGGTCGGTGTGGGAGGGCGAGCTGACGAACCGCCGGAAGTCGGGGGAGCTCTGCTGGATCGACGCGACGATCGCGCCGATCACCGAGGACGGCGAGGTGGACCGCTACGTCGCGATCGAGCGCGACGTCACCGAACGGAAGGAACGCGAGCTGCGCATCGAGGACCAGAACGAGCGGTTGGCCCTCCTGAACAACACGAACGAGGTGCTGCGAGACGTCAACCGGGAGCTCGTCGCCGCGTCGACGAGAGCCGAGATCGAGGCCGCCGTCTGCGAGCAGTTCGCCTCCGCCGAGCTCTTCGACGTGGCCTGGACCGGCGGACGCGGGCTCGTCGACGGCACCGTCAGTCCGCGCTCGTGTTCGGGGGCCGACGTCGACGCGCTCGACGGCCACATCGAGACGCTGTGCGCCACCGACCCGACGCCGATCGAGGCGGCGCTCGACGCCTCCCGTCCGGTGTTCACCGAGGTCGACGACGACGACCTCGCCGGATGTCCCGGTGAGTCGCACTGCGTCGTGGTGCCGCTCGCGTACCGCGGCGCGGAATACGGCGTACTCGTCGTGATGACCCGCAACGCCGACGCGTTCGACCTGATCGAGCGCGACATCTTCGCAGAACTGGGCCGCACCGTCGCCGACGCGATCAGCGCCGTCGAGAGCAAGCGGACGCTCGCCGCGGACAGCGTCACCGAGCTGGAGTTCCAGCTGACCGGGATCGACGAGCCGCTGGCGACCATGGCGGCGGAGCTGGACTGTACGGTCGACGTCGAGCACGTCGGCGGCGGCGAAGACGACCGCGTCCAGTACGTCACGGTCGCGGACGCCGAACCGGATGCCGTCTCCGAGTACGCCGCCGGCGCCGACGGCGTCGACGCGGCACAGCACGTCTACACCCACGAGGGACGCTCGCTGTTCCGGTTCTCGCTCGGCGAGCGGTCGATCGTCGCGACGCTGGCGCAGTACGGCGCGGGCGTCGAGTCGCTCTCGGTCGCCGGGACGAGCGGGACGCTGGTCGCGCACGTCGCCAGCTCGAACGACATCCGCTCCGTCGTCGACGCACTTCAGACGGCGTACGACGGGCTGACGCTCGTCGCGCAGCGCGAGCGCGAGCGGGACGTCCAGACCGAGGCCGGGTTCCGGAAGCAGTTAGCGGGGGCGCTGACGGACCGACAGCGCGAGGCGGCGCGCACCGCGCACTACGCCGGGTTCTTCGAGTGGCCCCGCGAGCACACGGGCGAGGAGGTTGCGTCGATGATGGACATCTCACAGACGACGTTCACACAGCACCTCCGGGCGGCCGAGAACAAGCTGTTCGCCGCGCTGTTCGACGACGCCGTCACGGTGTCGTAGCTGTCCGCGGGACCGGCTCCGGTCGGCTACGGCGTCAGCCGGTCGACCGAGAGCCACTCCACGTCGGCGTCGAGGGTCGCGCCGGCGGCGCCGTCGCTGGAGCGCTCGCCGCCGACCGCGGTCAGCGCGAACGCCATCTCCTTGCGGACGCCGCCCGCGAGCCGCACGTCGAGCGAGAGCTCGCGCGGCGAGAACTCGTGGTCCGGCCCCACCACGCGCACGAGGTGCTCGGAGTGCGGGAGGTCGTCGACCGTCTCCACGTCGAGGTACGTCCGGAAGTCGGCGCCGAACTTGAAGCCGGTTTTCGGCACCGCGTCGGCCGCGCGGAGGCGCTTATAAACCGCGAGCCGGCGGTCGAACCGCTCGCCCTCCACGTCGCGGCCGCGGGCGACGACTCTGGCGGCGGCGTCACCGGCGTTCGCGTCCGCGTCCTCAGTTCTCTCGCCTTCCACCGACGCCGACAGCGACAGCCGGCCGTCTGCCGCGAGCGATGCGGCCTCGACGAGCGAGAGCTGGAGCGCGCCCTCCACGTCGGCGGCTCGCCCCGTGAGCGGCCGGCCGTAGAAGCCGCGCTCGTAGAGGTCCTCGGGGGCGTCCCAGACGACGACGCGATCGGCGAGGAGGACGCCGGTCAGGTCGCTCGGCGGCTCGTAGTCGGTCGCGCCCTCGATGCCGCCCGCTTCGGCCGCGAAGTAGGTGATGTCGGACTCCTCGTCGACGACCGCGAGGGTGCGCCCGGCCAGTTCCGCGGCCGCGACGGACTCGCGTTCGCCGACGACCTGTATCGGGTACTTCACGTTGCCCGTGTCGGGCGTTTCGCCGCGCTCGTAGGCGACGAAGTCGACCGCGTCGCTCGGGGCGTCATCCCCGCCCGGCCACGGCTCGCGGGCGGGCGAGAGGTAGAAGCCCCGGTCGCGGAGGTCGGAGTAGACGAGGAAGCGCACCGCAAAGCGGTCGGCCGCGGCCGCGCTCGCGACGAAGAAGCGCTCGAAGCCGACGGGATCTGAATCATCGCTCAGCGTTATCCCGGAGAGGTCGCCGCGGAACAGCAGGTGGGCGGCCTCGACCCGCGAGAGCGCGATCTCGTTCCCGTCGAGCGGCCGCCCGTACCCCCGGGCGTCGTAGAAGCGCTGGCGGGCGTCCCCGCCGACGCGGACCGCGTCGCCCCGCAGGTGTCCCGTCGGTTGCATATCAGTCACCGCGGCCGGCCGAGGGAAGGGGGTTGCGGTCGATACGCGCTTGACTGTGGTCTGTCCGATCGGGACGGAAGTCGTTTATAAATGCGAGTTTCAAGCATTGCCGACGGCTGTTTATATGTGATTAGCAGCATATCGGCGGCGAACACCGCCAAATCCCCAGCCGCTCACTTATAAATAATCGACTGCGGATCGACGACGGATACCTCCAAAGCCCCAGCCGGGAGGCGGGCGCACGCTCGCTGCGGTCCTCGGTCGCTCGCGCTGCTCGCTCCCTGTGGTCCTTGCGTCGTCATCAGAACGCCCCGCGTTCTGATTGGCTCACGAGAGCTTCGCTCTCGTGAACGCCTGCGCCCGCCTCCCGGCTGCCCCTTTGAGTCCCACCCGACCGCACCGCAACCGCGCCTCACGCCTCCCCAGCCTCGCGGCTCACGGCTCGCGGCTTCGCCGCTCGCGTTCGCCGCGTCCCTCGCGCGTGCTGGCTCGCGGCCGCCGAGGGCGGCCGCTCGCAGGCGCACGCCACCGCGGCCGCTATTTATAAGCAACTGTCACTACCCTCCCGACCGTTTTGGATCGATATCCGCGGCCGGGAACCCGCTCGCGACGGCGTCGGACAAGGATAAAGAGCCGCGGGCCGGAAGGGTGTGTATGAACGACACCGCAGGGCTCCGGCTCACGGTGCGTGCCGCCGAGAAGCGGGACGCGGGCCGGGGCATCGCCAGGCTCCCCGAGTCGGCCCGCAAGCGGCTCGCCCTCCTCAGCGGCGACACGGTCGAGGTGCGCGGCGAGCGCACCGCGGTCGCGAAGGTGTGGCCGGGCGGCCCCGACGCCCCCGACGGCTCCGTCCTCATCGACGCCGACACCCGTGCGAACGCCGGCGTGAAGGTCGGCGACACCGTGACCATCGCGCCCGTCGACGTTTCCGACGCCGACCGTGTGGCGCTTTCGGCGCCCGGCCGCCTCGCCGAGGTGGACGTGAGCCGCGAGGTGGTCGAGCGCGCGCTCTCCCGCGAGCTCCGCGACCGTCCCGTCACCGAGGGCGAGGCCGTCCACGTCGAGCGGCTCGGCGGCCTCCGGTTCGTGGTCGCCCGGACCGCGCCCGCGGGGACCGTCCGGATCACGGCGTCGACCGACGTGTCCGTCGAGTACGAGGGCGACGCCGAACCGACGAGCGACGCTGGGTCCGCGGGCGACCGCGCCGACGCGCCGACGGACGCGGGAAGTGACCGAGCCGGAGGATCTGGGACCGCCTCGGGCTCGGGGACCGACCTCCCCGGCGACGACGCCCGGCCGAAGACCGGCGACGCCCCGCCCGCCGAACACACCGCGGGCGCGACCTACGAGGACATCGGTGGGCTCGACGAGGAGCTCGAGCTGGTCCGGGAGACGATCGAACTCCCGCTCTCCGAGCCGGAGGTGTTCACCCGGCTCGGCATCGACCCGCCGAAGGGGGTCCTCCTCCACGGGCCGCCGGGGACCGGGAAGACGCTCATCGCCCGCGCCGTCGCCAACGAGGTCGACGCGACGTTCATCACGGTGGACGGCCCGGAGATCATGTCGAAGTACAAGGGGGAGTCGGAGGAGCGGCTCCGCGAGGTGTTCGAGCGCGCGAGCGACGACGCCCCGGCGATAATCTTCTTCGACGAGATCGACTCGATCGCGGGGAAACGCGACGACGGCGGCGACGTGGAGAACCGGGTCGTCGGCCAGCTGCTCTCGCTGATGGACGGGCTTGACGCCCGCGGCGACGTGATCGTCATCGGCGCGACGAACCGCGTCGACACCATCGACCCCGCGCTCCGCCGCGGCGGCCGGTTCGACCGCGAGATCGAGATCGGCGTCCCCGGCGAGGCGGGCCGCCGGCAGATCCTCGACGTCCACACGCGCCGGATGCCGCTGGCGGACGACGTCGACCTCGATCGGATCGCGAGCCGGACGCACGGGTTCGTCGGGGCCGACATCGAGGGGCTCGCGCAGGAGGCGGCGATGACGGCGCTCCGCCGCGCCCGCGAGTCGGACTCGCGCGCGCTCAACGACGTGACCGTCAGCAAGGCCGACTTCGAGGCCGCTCACGCGAGCGTCGAGCCGAGCGCGATGCGCGAGTACGTCGCCGAGCAGCCGACCACCGACTTCGCCGACGTCGGCGGCCTCGACGACGCCAAGGAGGAGCTCGAACGCGCCGTGACGTGGCCGCTCTCGTACGGGCCCCTCTTCGACGCGGCGGGCGCCGACCCCCCGACCGGCGTCCTGCTGTACGGCCCGCCCGGGACCGGGAAGACGCTGCTCGCGCGCGCCATCGCCGGCGAGAGCGGCGTCAACTACATCCAGGTCGCCGGCCCCGAGCTCCTCGACCGGTACGTCGGCGAGTCGGAGAAGGCGGTGCGCGAGCTGTTCGACCGCGCCCGGCAGGCGGCGCCCGCGATCATCTTCTTCGACGAGATCGACGCGGTCGCGACCGACCGCGACGCGGCCGGCGGCGACGGCTCCGGCGTGAGCGAGCGCGTCGTCTCCCAGCTGTTGACCGAGCTCGACCGCGCCAGCGACAACCCGAACCTCGTCGTCCTCGCGGCGACCAACCGGCGGGACGCGCTCGACCCCGCGCTGCTCCGCCCCGGGCGCTTGGAGACCCACGTCGAGGTCCCCGAACCGGACCGCGAGGCGCGCCGCAAGATCCTGGAGGTCCACACCCGCGAGAAGCCGCTGACCGACGAGGTCGACTTGGAACGGGTCGCAGACGAGACGGAGGGGTACTCCGGCGCGGAGATCGCCTCACTGACCCGAGCGGCCGCGATGCGCGCCATCGAGCGCGTCGCCGACGAGCACGGCGAGGCCGCCAACGACCACGCCGACGAGGTCGGGGTCACCGGCGAGGACTTCGACGCCGCGCTCGAATCGGTCCGCCCCGAGACCGCCTGAGGGCGGGGAAACGGATTGTCGCACGACCCCGTTCGACCCGCTCTCAGTCGTCTTCAGCGGTCGCGCCCGCTTCCGTTTCGTCTTCCTCGGACGCGCCCTCGCCGGCCTCTCCGCTCCCGTGACCGCCGTGCGCGTGGGCGTCGCCGAGCGCGCCGGCGCCGAACTCGTCGACGGGCGTGACGCTGTAATCGACCGTGAGCGTGTCCTTCGTCGCGCGGACCTTCCCCACGAACGCCGATATCTCCTCTAACCCGCCCTCCAGTACGAACAGCTCCATACAGTACTGCGAGCCGACGTGGCTGTGGAAGTTCGAGGCGACGATCCCCTCGTCCTCGTGTCGCAGCCGCATCATCCGCTCTTCGACGTTCGTCGTCTCGTAGTTGAACAGGACCGTCACCACGGCCATCAGCGCGCGGTCCTCCAGCTTCGCGTCCTCGAACTCGCCGAGGAGGTTCCGCGAGGCCTCGCGGACGACCTCGCTGCGCCCGGTGTACCCGTGTTCGTCCGCGAAGCTGTCGATCCGTTCGAGTAACTCCTCCGGCATGGAGACGCTGACGACTGTCATGTATTAACTCACGCCGGCAAAGTTGTTAATCCTTGAGGTCCGAGCGGTCGCGTTCCGCTTCCCGTTCGGGCTCGTCGCCACCCTCCGAACCGTCGACGACGTTCTCTCTTCCGCCGCCGCCCTCGATCCGCTCGCCGAGCCACGCGTAGTGGTCGAGCAGCGCCGCCTCGCCCGCGTCGGTGAGCGCGTACACGTCGGCGATTCCCTCGGTCCGTCGGTCGAGGTACCCGGCCTCGACGAGCGCGGAGAGGGTGCCGTAGAAGGAGCCGGGGTCGATCCGCTCGTCGTAGTGGGATTCGAGCCGGCTCTTCGCCGACTGCGCGCGCAGCTCCCCGTGGTCGTACAGCAGCGCGCAGAGGTCGCGACGACGGCCGCTGTGGAACCACTTGGTCATGGTCGGCGCCTCGCCCCGCGGGCTGATAAATTGCTCACGACGCGTCGACCGCGCCGTCGGAATCGACGCGCACGCCGCCGCGGCGGCCGGCATCGCTACCGTTGCCGCCGACCAGTTCGTCGAGGCGGCTCACGCGTCGGTCGCCGAGGACGCACCGCCCGCGCTCGTCGTGGCCGACGCGCTCGACGTGGACCGCGTCGAGGCCGGCGTTCCAGGCGGCCGCCACGTCGCTCTCGCCGTCACCGACGTAGTAGCCGCGGCCTCGGTTCGGGTCGACGCCGAGCACGCCCATCGCGGCCTCGATCGGGTCGGGCGCCGGCTTCCACCCCGTCTCGTCGGTACAGCAGACGACCGCGTCGAACCGGTCGTCGAGGTCGACGTGATCGAGGACCGGCTCCGCAAGGAACTCCTGGCAGTGGGTAACGAGCCCGGTCGGCCCGCCGACTTCGCTCACGCGGTCGAGCAGGCGCGCGGCGTCGTCGTGGAGGTACGTCGCCTCCGCGCGGGCGACGGGGTCCTCCACGGCGTGGAACGCCGGCCAGAACGCGTCGGGGTCGACGCCCATCCCGCGGAGGGTCTCGGCGCGAG is a window encoding:
- a CDS encoding AAA family ATPase, giving the protein MNDTAGLRLTVRAAEKRDAGRGIARLPESARKRLALLSGDTVEVRGERTAVAKVWPGGPDAPDGSVLIDADTRANAGVKVGDTVTIAPVDVSDADRVALSAPGRLAEVDVSREVVERALSRELRDRPVTEGEAVHVERLGGLRFVVARTAPAGTVRITASTDVSVEYEGDAEPTSDAGSAGDRADAPTDAGSDRAGGSGTASGSGTDLPGDDARPKTGDAPPAEHTAGATYEDIGGLDEELELVRETIELPLSEPEVFTRLGIDPPKGVLLHGPPGTGKTLIARAVANEVDATFITVDGPEIMSKYKGESEERLREVFERASDDAPAIIFFDEIDSIAGKRDDGGDVENRVVGQLLSLMDGLDARGDVIVIGATNRVDTIDPALRRGGRFDREIEIGVPGEAGRRQILDVHTRRMPLADDVDLDRIASRTHGFVGADIEGLAQEAAMTALRRARESDSRALNDVTVSKADFEAAHASVEPSAMREYVAEQPTTDFADVGGLDDAKEELERAVTWPLSYGPLFDAAGADPPTGVLLYGPPGTGKTLLARAIAGESGVNYIQVAGPELLDRYVGESEKAVRELFDRARQAAPAIIFFDEIDAVATDRDAAGGDGSGVSERVVSQLLTELDRASDNPNLVVLAATNRRDALDPALLRPGRLETHVEVPEPDREARRKILEVHTREKPLTDEVDLERVADETEGYSGAEIASLTRAAAMRAIERVADEHGEAANDHADEVGVTGEDFDAALESVRPETA
- a CDS encoding CopG family ribbon-helix-helix protein, encoding MTVVSVSMPEELLERIDSFADEHGYTGRSEVVREASRNLLGEFEDAKLEDRALMAVVTVLFNYETTNVEERMMRLRHEDEGIVASNFHSHVGSQYCMELFVLEGGLEEISAFVGKVRATKDTLTVDYSVTPVDEFGAGALGDAHAHGGHGSGEAGEGASEEDETEAGATAEDD
- a CDS encoding HAD family hydrolase; this translates as MTVADYDFHLFDLDGTLVDAEWEYTRAVFDRVGDRLGREFSDREARVLWHGLGGSRAETLRGMGVDPDAFWPAFHAVEDPVARAEATYLHDDAARLLDRVSEVGGPTGLVTHCQEFLAEPVLDHVDLDDRFDAVVCCTDETGWKPAPDPIEAAMGVLGVDPNRGRGYYVGDGESDVAAAWNAGLDAVHVERVGHDERGRCVLGDRRVSRLDELVGGNGSDAGRRGGVRVDSDGAVDAS
- a CDS encoding PadR family transcriptional regulator, producing the protein MTKWFHSGRRRDLCALLYDHGELRAQSAKSRLESHYDERIDPGSFYGTLSALVEAGYLDRRTEGIADVYALTDAGEAALLDHYAWLGERIEGGGGRENVVDGSEGGDEPEREAERDRSDLKD